Sequence from the Notamacropus eugenii isolate mMacEug1 chromosome 6, mMacEug1.pri_v2, whole genome shotgun sequence genome:
gaagagactaCAAACTGCTCgtaagcacaagcagctctcctggaacagctgaagaaggaaatagaagataaaCTGGCTAAtggttttaaaattatgaaaaaagaattcactgatgagtacatctctttgaaaaggaaaattgaacaaatggaaaaggaagttcaaaaattaactgaagaaaataactccctaaaaggaacagttggtcaaattgaaaaggaaacctaaaacctaattgggaaaatcagtcaaatggaaaaggaagtacaaaaattaactggagaaaatagctccttaaaaggaaaaattggacagatggaaaaggagatgcaaaagttaactgaagaaaacaatttgataaagattagaattgggcaagtagaaactaatgactcagtgagacagcaagaatcagtcaaacaaaatctaaagaatgaaaagacagaagaaaatataaaatatctaactggaaaaacaactgacctggaaaatagatccaggagagaaaatttaagaattccaCCATATGGAAGCACTGAAAATGTGCAGGACCTTAGGCTCAGGTCTGAAAGCAACAGAAGGACATAAAAAGATAGTAACTCAGATCAGACGTTCCCCAACACTGTCCCCAGAAAGAAGCAGGGCCTATCATTAATATAAAATCCAAAGGCAAGAAGtgggctggaagaatgagtaaacaaaaataGAACCCAACCCTAAAGAACTCCtctgatgacagggaagatcacaTGAAACACTGAAAACACAGACAACAATAACTTGAAAACATTTACAAGaagagcctcaaagaaaaatgtaaattagacACAAACTTGATGAGAATTCTCAGATGAGTaaaagaaagacatgaaaaaaagagaaaaggatttaAAACAAGTATTGACGAGGGAGGAAAAATAGTGGGAATATGCTATTGAAGAAAGTTGTGAAAAGAGGATGAATAGATTGCTAAAGGAGGCTGAAActattactgaaaaaaataattccataaaattagaattggccaagtggaagtaaatgactccatgaaatatcaagatacaataaaatgtagtaaaaaaaaaaccaaagtgaaaacatagaagaaaaagttaaatatcggataaaaaaaaaaaaaaacaactgacctggaaaaaatagatccaggagagatagtttaagaatCAGTAGATCACCAGGAATATACATGAAGAAATAGTTCAAATATCTTAGAACTACAGAGtaaagtagaaattaaaagaagTCATTGGTCATCTCTGAAAAGaaacctaaaatgaaaactcccaggaatattacaaccAAAATTGAGAACTCctaagtgaaggaaaaaaaaatactgcaattaGCCAGAAAGGATCTAGTATACCAAGGcagagttgcccaggatcacatagctactaagtgtctgaagtcacatacGAAGTCAAGgtcagtcttcctaactccaggcctggcattctcctcactgtgccacttagctgccaccaAGCCCATGTGCTTCATCATAATCACttggaagaaaatcattcctaGTCTGAGATTCAAAACAATGATGGTGGAGGAATAATTTATAATAGCACTCTTCCCAGTGGGATTAGGAATTGGCCTCCTTTGGAACCCAATAATGTACAACTTACTGAGACAATCCGTAACTCTTTTTCATCAGCTACCCCTCAGAGGACAATGATGGTAAGAGGCCCCATTTTGAAATTTGAGGTCAAGGAAGCTTGAGATACAACTGAGATAGAATGAAAGGAGAACATTTTGCTATAAAAGCTATATTCCATAAAGATATAAAATACTATTCCTATTTTAATTCAGAGTGATTAATAACTGTTCTTTGGACCCTGGAGAATTCCCATTATTAAAGTATCAATAATGCAAAAAACCATGAATGTTGTGCAAAACATGAACTTTGATAATACCAGataattgcttttatttgatAAGATAATTTCCCTGGCTTTCTGATATGAAGTTTATACATGAGTTAAATTTTAACTCTTTAATCTTTATTGATGATATAAGGAGGAACTTATGAGGAAATGAACCTAGTAAGGGATGAGGCAGGAACAACCATGAACTTGGAGAAATGGATTTCAGCTCTTTTGCTTCTGCAGCTCTGGTGCTTTAGTTGTGAGTCCTGTGGGAAGGTCTTGGTATGGCCCATGGAGTATAGTCACTGGATGAATTTAAAGAACATCCTGGATGGGCTGGTACAGAGGGGCCATGAGGTGACTGTGCTGACACCCTCAGCTACTGTTTTTTTTGATCCTGATCATTCATCAGGTTTCCATGTTGAGGTTTTTCCTGTGGAGATAAGTCAAGAGGATTTGGTTTCAGTTTTTGAAAACTCAGTCTTGCTTTGGAGTTATGAACTTCGAATGCTTTTGGCATTAGAGTATGGTGCAGCCTTACAAAAACAGTTTTTTGAGTATTCAAGACTTGCAAAACTGAAATGTGAGAGTGCTGTTTTCAGCAAAGACCTTAGGAAGACATTGAAGAAAGCCAAATATGAAGTTGTTCTTGAGGATGCCTTCTCTCCTTATGCTGAGCTCATAGCAGAGATAGTTGGAATACCCTTCATCTATAGTCTCAGCCTCACAATGAGCAATACATATGGCAAATACTGTGGAGGACTCTCATTGCCTCCTTCCTATGTGCCTGTACCCCTGACAACACTGACTGACAAGATGATGTTTATGGAGCAGGTGAAAAATatacttttcttcatttatttgacttttggtttCAGATTGTTGATATGAAGGACTGGGTTCTGTTTTACAGTGATTTGTTAGTCAAGTCATTATTCAAGATAAGACATAGAGTTCCCTTTATGGTTTACAGGTCAAAACTGTTCAGTGATTCTCTGATGTCTTTATACATCTTATTGTAAATAGACAAAAAATTAATGTCATGAAAACAATCAGATGCTTATTTTAAAAACTACAACCAGATATGGAAAGTTTTGTGACAAAATGACCATCTTGTCCGTAAAACATGAAAACTGCCATCTAATGGTTGCTAAATAGAATAAAGTTTGAATCTTCAGTCAAAACAGAAAAGCAGGGAAATTAGCataatgaatcaatgaatgaggGTAAAAGCATTCATGAAGCACCTTGTACATGTCTATTACACTGTGCTAGTTCTGGAGTCTAAATAGAAAAGCACACAGCCCCTTGTCCTCCAGGAGCATTTCAGTGAGGGACATAGTGTCCAGAGTAAGTTTCAGTTGTAAGTCCCACAGAGAGGACTCATGCTTCTAGTGAGATCAAAGTTTAGTGGCAAAGCAGATGATAATGCATCCTCTTTGATGTTACTACCACTGATATAAAACAAATCCATTTCTGATATTGAACCCTCTGGAATCACTTTACCACTTACTCTCTGAGGTCCTCAGTAGCTGTGGCCTTTGAGGAGGCAGGGATTAGAGCTCCTGCAGGGGCAGACAccagtttttttgttgttgttgagtcgttcagtcatgtccaattctttgtgatcccatttgggattttcttggccaagatacggGTGATCTGCcaattccttcttcagctcattttacagatgaggaaactgaggagaatagcattaatgacttacccaaggtcaaacagctaataagcgtctgggaccagatttgaacccagtaatATGAGACTTTGtgacttcaggcttggcactctatccactgagacacctgCCTGCCCCCCATCACCAGCTTGCATCTCCACAGAAATTGGTTTCCTGGACAGTGGTTGTTGGAGCTGGTGTGGCATGCATTCCTGTTCTTATGTCTTGGGCTTCTCTGTGTGTTGATGGCAATTAAGCTTCCATTGATGCTGATAATGGCAAGCATGGTGGGTCTCTTCTTCACAGGGGTTGTTCCCCTCAGGGAAAGCTGAGAGTCAGGGCTGGAGGGCAGAGTGGATGTACTACCAGTGCTCTCAAAGGCAGGGGATGCTGCTAATCCT
This genomic interval carries:
- the LOC140511748 gene encoding UDP-glucuronosyltransferase 2B15-like, with the translated sequence MNLVRDEAGTTMNLEKWISALLLLQLWCFSCESCGKVLVWPMEYSHWMNLKNILDGLVQRGHEVTVLTPSATVFFDPDHSSGFHVEVFPVEISQEDLVSVFENSVLLWSYELRMLLALEYGAALQKQFFEYSRLAKLKCESAVFSKDLRKTLKKAKYEVVLEDAFSPYAELIAEIVGIPFIYSLSLTMSNTYGKYCGGLSLPPSYVPVPLTTLTDKMMFMEQVKNILFFIYLTFGFRLLI